In the genome of Poecilia reticulata strain Guanapo linkage group LG16, Guppy_female_1.0+MT, whole genome shotgun sequence, one region contains:
- the LOC103477834 gene encoding polycomb protein SCMH1 isoform X2: protein MRKPVPQKALEWKDARIIKHARSGRPSRVPSQYQAGHFSWEKYLKETGATAAPSSCFKQSPTPPLNEFKVGMKLEAQDPRNTTSTCIATVVGLTGSRLRLRLDGSDNKNDFWRLVDSSEIQPIGSCEKSGGMLQPPLGFRLNASSWPMFLLKTLNGAEMAPSRIFHKEPPAPEQNSFQVGMKLEAVDRKNPHFICPATVGALRGVEVLVTFDGWRGAFDYYCRYDSRDIFPVGWCSLTGDNLQPPGTKAVLPKSLGTPTEGSVETPAMNPTPTVGRPPGQRGRKPGRRKTKITGPWSQKPSTLVSQSVQPGKDLEPIKIPKKRGPKPGSKLGWGKRDGWFEDSLTGPGRPAGPGRTRGRLLASWAQRIALQQAQAQAQAEPEQIKIPKKRGPKPGSKRKPRVQPNPVPTSPTSSTPEPDTSTVPQDNATIPNSALQAPTVCVYLNKYGKVGPHLDQRRIQQLPDHFGPGRASSVLQQCVQACVDSAHNQATVFSCLKSGQGGEVISAFFDQQQHTLTLPTVSSVTYVLRFLEKLCHNLHCDALFGSQPVARGSGHYDSHSYSAERRGFGDTLTAGPGKGTKRFQQDFNGPLTSKLAKLPRHSTDGENNVSALEHSKKIPLSPNSPPGLTPGLRSPSRLLHHNSSAGSFRESPRPSGQDPNLWTVEEVMQYIRDIDPVLAPHANLFRKHEIDGKALLLLRSDVMMKYMGLKLGPALKLTFHIDKLKRA, encoded by the exons ATGAGGAAACCTGTGCCACAAAAAG CTCTAGAATGGAAAGACGCCCGAATTATCAAGCATGCTCGGAGTGGACGGCCCTCCCGGGTGCCGTCACAGTACCAAG CAGGGCACTTCAGCTGGGAGAAGTACTTGAAAGAAACCGGGGCTACTGCTGCTCCTTCTTCATGTTTCAAACAG AGTCCGACTCCTCCACTTAACGAGTTCAAGGTGGGGATGAAGCTGGAGGCCCAGGACCCCAGGAACACCACGTCCACCTGCATCGCCACCGTGGTGGGCCTGACGGGCTCGCGACTGCGACTGCGCCTCGACGGGTCTGACAATAAGAACGACTTTTGGCGCCTGGTGGATTCCTCGGAGATCCAGCCGATTGGCAGCTGTGAAAAAAGCGGAGGCATGCTCCAGCCGCCGCTAG GTTTCCGTCTCAATGCGTCTTCCTGGCCCATGTTTCTGCTGAAGACGTTAAATGGGGCTGAAATGGCTCCGTCTCGCATTTTTCACAAG GAGCCTCCCGCTCCAGAGCAAAACTCTTTCCAGGTGGGAATGAAGCTGGAGGCGGTGGATCGGAAAAATCCACACTTTATCTGCCCGGCGACGGTCGGCGCATTGCGTGGAGTTGAGGTGCTGGTCACCTTTGACGGATGGCGTGGAGCCTTTGATTACTACTGTCGCTATGACTCGCGGGACATATTCCCAGTCGGCTGGTGTTCCCTCACTGGAGACAACCTTCAACCGCCTGGCACCAAAG CTGTGCTGCCAAAGAGCCTTGGGACACCGACAGAAGGTAGCGTGGAAACCCCAGCAATGAATCCCACCCCGACGGTGGGCAGACCTCCAGGTCAGAGAGGTCGGAAACCCGGccgcaggaaaacaaaaatcacgGGACCCTGGAGCCAAAAGCCTTCTACGTTGGTATCGCAGAGCGTCCAGCCAGGAAAGGATTTGGAGCCCATCAAGATCCCCAAGAAACGAGGTCCTAAGCCAGGCAGCAAG CTGGGATGGGGAAAGAGAGATGGCTGGTTTGAGGACTCTCTGACTGGTCCGGGACGGCCAGCTGGACCAGGGAGAACCAGAGGCAGACTGCTTGCTAGTTGGGCTCAGAGGATTGCTCTACAGCAGGCACAGGCCCAAGCCcaggcagaaccagaacaaatcAAGATCCCAAAGAAGCGAGGACCCAAACCTGGCAGCAAG AGAAAACCACGAGTTCAACCTAATCCAGTCCCAACGTCTCCCACCAGCAGCACTCCAGAGCCGGACACCAGTACTGTACCCCAAGACAACGCAACTATTCCCAACTCTGCACTTCAGGCTCccactg tttgtgtttatctAAATAAGTACGGTAAGGTGGGACCTCACCTGGACCAGCGGCGCATCCAGCAGCTGCCGGACCACTTCGGCCCGGGCCGAGCCTCCTCGGTGCTGCAGCAGTGCGTCCAGGCCTGCGTGGACTCTGCCCACAACCAGGCTACAGTCTTCTCCTGCCTCAAGTCGGGACAAGGGGGCGAGGTCATTTCAG ccttctttgaccagcagcagcacactcTCACCCTCCCCACGGTCAGCAGTGTCACATACGTCCTCCGTTTCCTGGAAAAACTCTGTCACAACCTTCACTGCGATGCTCTGTTCGGCAGCCAGCCTGTGGCCAGAGGGAGTGGTCACTACGACAGCCACTCGTACTCTGCAG AGAGGAGAGGTTTTGGAGACACCCTGACTGCGGGCCCAGGCAAAGGCACGAAGCGCTTCCAACAGGACTTCAACGGTCCGCTAACTTCCAAACTAGCTAAACTCCCCAGGCACTCCACTGACG GTGAGAATAACGTTTCAGCATTGGAGCACTCGAAAAAGATCCCGCTTTCCCCAAACTCTCCTCCGGGTCTGACGCCTGGCCTCAGATCTCCCTCCAGGCTGCTGCATCATAACAGCTCTGCAG gcaGTTTCCGGGAGAGCCCCAGACCCAGCGGTCAGGACCCAAATCTGTGGACTGTCGAGGAAGTCATGCAGTACATTCGAGATATTGACCCAGTTCTGGCTCCTCATGCCAATCTCTTCAGAAAACAC GAGATTGATGGCAAAGCCCTTCTGTTGCTGCGCAGCGACGTAATGATGAAATACATGGGTCTGAAGCTCGGGCCCGCTCTCAAACTAACCTTCCACATCGACAAGCTTAAACGAGCTTAA
- the LOC103477834 gene encoding polycomb protein SCMH1 isoform X1: MRKPVPQKALEWKDARIIKHARSGRPSRVPSQYQAGHFSWEKYLKETGATAAPSSCFKQSPTPPLNEFKVGMKLEAQDPRNTTSTCIATVVGLTGSRLRLRLDGSDNKNDFWRLVDSSEIQPIGSCEKSGGMLQPPLGFRLNASSWPMFLLKTLNGAEMAPSRIFHKQEPPAPEQNSFQVGMKLEAVDRKNPHFICPATVGALRGVEVLVTFDGWRGAFDYYCRYDSRDIFPVGWCSLTGDNLQPPGTKAVLPKSLGTPTEGSVETPAMNPTPTVGRPPGQRGRKPGRRKTKITGPWSQKPSTLVSQSVQPGKDLEPIKIPKKRGPKPGSKLGWGKRDGWFEDSLTGPGRPAGPGRTRGRLLASWAQRIALQQAQAQAQAEPEQIKIPKKRGPKPGSKRKPRVQPNPVPTSPTSSTPEPDTSTVPQDNATIPNSALQAPTVCVYLNKYGKVGPHLDQRRIQQLPDHFGPGRASSVLQQCVQACVDSAHNQATVFSCLKSGQGGEVISAFFDQQQHTLTLPTVSSVTYVLRFLEKLCHNLHCDALFGSQPVARGSGHYDSHSYSAERRGFGDTLTAGPGKGTKRFQQDFNGPLTSKLAKLPRHSTDGENNVSALEHSKKIPLSPNSPPGLTPGLRSPSRLLHHNSSAGSFRESPRPSGQDPNLWTVEEVMQYIRDIDPVLAPHANLFRKHEIDGKALLLLRSDVMMKYMGLKLGPALKLTFHIDKLKRA; this comes from the exons ATGAGGAAACCTGTGCCACAAAAAG CTCTAGAATGGAAAGACGCCCGAATTATCAAGCATGCTCGGAGTGGACGGCCCTCCCGGGTGCCGTCACAGTACCAAG CAGGGCACTTCAGCTGGGAGAAGTACTTGAAAGAAACCGGGGCTACTGCTGCTCCTTCTTCATGTTTCAAACAG AGTCCGACTCCTCCACTTAACGAGTTCAAGGTGGGGATGAAGCTGGAGGCCCAGGACCCCAGGAACACCACGTCCACCTGCATCGCCACCGTGGTGGGCCTGACGGGCTCGCGACTGCGACTGCGCCTCGACGGGTCTGACAATAAGAACGACTTTTGGCGCCTGGTGGATTCCTCGGAGATCCAGCCGATTGGCAGCTGTGAAAAAAGCGGAGGCATGCTCCAGCCGCCGCTAG GTTTCCGTCTCAATGCGTCTTCCTGGCCCATGTTTCTGCTGAAGACGTTAAATGGGGCTGAAATGGCTCCGTCTCGCATTTTTCACAAG CAGGAGCCTCCCGCTCCAGAGCAAAACTCTTTCCAGGTGGGAATGAAGCTGGAGGCGGTGGATCGGAAAAATCCACACTTTATCTGCCCGGCGACGGTCGGCGCATTGCGTGGAGTTGAGGTGCTGGTCACCTTTGACGGATGGCGTGGAGCCTTTGATTACTACTGTCGCTATGACTCGCGGGACATATTCCCAGTCGGCTGGTGTTCCCTCACTGGAGACAACCTTCAACCGCCTGGCACCAAAG CTGTGCTGCCAAAGAGCCTTGGGACACCGACAGAAGGTAGCGTGGAAACCCCAGCAATGAATCCCACCCCGACGGTGGGCAGACCTCCAGGTCAGAGAGGTCGGAAACCCGGccgcaggaaaacaaaaatcacgGGACCCTGGAGCCAAAAGCCTTCTACGTTGGTATCGCAGAGCGTCCAGCCAGGAAAGGATTTGGAGCCCATCAAGATCCCCAAGAAACGAGGTCCTAAGCCAGGCAGCAAG CTGGGATGGGGAAAGAGAGATGGCTGGTTTGAGGACTCTCTGACTGGTCCGGGACGGCCAGCTGGACCAGGGAGAACCAGAGGCAGACTGCTTGCTAGTTGGGCTCAGAGGATTGCTCTACAGCAGGCACAGGCCCAAGCCcaggcagaaccagaacaaatcAAGATCCCAAAGAAGCGAGGACCCAAACCTGGCAGCAAG AGAAAACCACGAGTTCAACCTAATCCAGTCCCAACGTCTCCCACCAGCAGCACTCCAGAGCCGGACACCAGTACTGTACCCCAAGACAACGCAACTATTCCCAACTCTGCACTTCAGGCTCccactg tttgtgtttatctAAATAAGTACGGTAAGGTGGGACCTCACCTGGACCAGCGGCGCATCCAGCAGCTGCCGGACCACTTCGGCCCGGGCCGAGCCTCCTCGGTGCTGCAGCAGTGCGTCCAGGCCTGCGTGGACTCTGCCCACAACCAGGCTACAGTCTTCTCCTGCCTCAAGTCGGGACAAGGGGGCGAGGTCATTTCAG ccttctttgaccagcagcagcacactcTCACCCTCCCCACGGTCAGCAGTGTCACATACGTCCTCCGTTTCCTGGAAAAACTCTGTCACAACCTTCACTGCGATGCTCTGTTCGGCAGCCAGCCTGTGGCCAGAGGGAGTGGTCACTACGACAGCCACTCGTACTCTGCAG AGAGGAGAGGTTTTGGAGACACCCTGACTGCGGGCCCAGGCAAAGGCACGAAGCGCTTCCAACAGGACTTCAACGGTCCGCTAACTTCCAAACTAGCTAAACTCCCCAGGCACTCCACTGACG GTGAGAATAACGTTTCAGCATTGGAGCACTCGAAAAAGATCCCGCTTTCCCCAAACTCTCCTCCGGGTCTGACGCCTGGCCTCAGATCTCCCTCCAGGCTGCTGCATCATAACAGCTCTGCAG gcaGTTTCCGGGAGAGCCCCAGACCCAGCGGTCAGGACCCAAATCTGTGGACTGTCGAGGAAGTCATGCAGTACATTCGAGATATTGACCCAGTTCTGGCTCCTCATGCCAATCTCTTCAGAAAACAC GAGATTGATGGCAAAGCCCTTCTGTTGCTGCGCAGCGACGTAATGATGAAATACATGGGTCTGAAGCTCGGGCCCGCTCTCAAACTAACCTTCCACATCGACAAGCTTAAACGAGCTTAA